In Pirellulales bacterium, a single genomic region encodes these proteins:
- a CDS encoding PEP-CTERM sorting domain-containing protein (PEP-CTERM proteins occur, often in large numbers, in the proteomes of bacteria that also encode an exosortase, a predicted intramembrane cysteine proteinase. The presence of a PEP-CTERM domain at a protein's C-terminus predicts cleavage within the sorting domain, followed by covalent anchoring to some some component of the (usually Gram-negative) cell surface. Many PEP-CTERM proteins exhibit an unusual sequence composition that includes large numbers of potential glycosylation sites. Expression of one such protein has been shown restore the ability of a bacterium to form floc, a type of biofilm.), with amino-acid sequence MKHFTIKLALCSIAGTYLLCGVAAFADPVVGQLDDFQSGAGTWQGGGQLTHTDASKVITTGGPAGAGDQFLQIDSSVGSDDTQAAPRLLAISSTPATEWGGNFVTAGVTGVTMDLMNPNSIALTMRVAFRDGTSMSSPAYVTNNAAAFTLPADGQWHHVTFNFIPTDMTTVGTPGDFTTFLESVQEFRIVDSATASYMGDQFQTQTYFDVDNIQAVPEPAALVLTVLGLSALVAVRLRRCG; translated from the coding sequence TTGAAGCATTTTACGATCAAACTGGCACTTTGCTCGATCGCCGGCACATATCTTCTGTGCGGCGTCGCGGCTTTCGCTGACCCCGTCGTCGGACAACTCGACGATTTTCAATCCGGCGCAGGCACTTGGCAAGGCGGCGGCCAACTAACGCATACAGACGCCTCGAAAGTCATTACCACTGGTGGTCCGGCCGGCGCCGGCGATCAATTTTTGCAAATCGATAGCAGCGTTGGCTCCGACGATACGCAGGCCGCCCCGCGATTGCTGGCAATTAGCTCGACGCCAGCCACCGAATGGGGAGGCAATTTTGTCACCGCCGGCGTGACGGGGGTAACCATGGATCTGATGAATCCGAATTCGATTGCGCTAACCATGCGCGTGGCATTTCGCGATGGAACTTCCATGAGTTCGCCAGCCTATGTTACCAATAACGCAGCCGCATTTACGCTTCCTGCCGACGGCCAGTGGCACCACGTCACGTTCAATTTCATTCCCACGGATATGACGACCGTAGGAACGCCGGGCGATTTCACCACGTTCTTGGAAAGTGTTCAGGAATTTCGCATTGTCGATTCGGCGACGGCTTCCTACATGGGGGATCAATTCCAGACGCAAACGTACTTTGATGTCGACAACATTCAGGCGGTGCCCGAGCCGGCGGCGTTGGTGCTTACGGTGCTCGGGCTTTCGGCGCTGGTGGCCGTGCGTTTGCGCCGTTGCGGCTGA
- a CDS encoding DUF1559 domain-containing protein: MRTQRRALGFTLIELLVVMAIIGILIGLLLVAVQASRKNARLITCQSNMRQWTLAMLNYVQAHQGYLPRRSQGAQVTTSYFRPDDWFNALPPFMENQPLMTLLNANQPPQPGDRSVWMCPEMEEKVIPPTTPPSDQTADPSKMYFAYGMNMWLSTEKSLKPDHIDKVGPRTTLVFMSEGNGVHCSVLPSPLTLIAGNYLNFSTVARHSDMVNLAFLDGRIQAYSSDYVGCGVGIPDRPDIRWMVPDSPWTGP, translated from the coding sequence ATGAGGACTCAACGCAGAGCGCTAGGCTTTACCTTGATCGAGTTGCTCGTGGTCATGGCGATTATTGGCATCCTGATTGGGCTATTGCTAGTGGCGGTGCAGGCGTCTCGCAAAAATGCGCGGTTGATAACGTGCCAATCGAACATGCGGCAGTGGACTTTAGCCATGCTGAACTATGTACAGGCCCACCAAGGTTACTTGCCCCGGCGAAGCCAAGGCGCGCAAGTGACCACCAGTTATTTTCGGCCCGACGATTGGTTTAACGCGCTCCCTCCCTTCATGGAAAACCAACCTTTAATGACGCTGCTGAACGCCAACCAACCGCCGCAACCCGGTGATCGGAGCGTATGGATGTGCCCGGAAATGGAGGAAAAAGTGATTCCTCCCACGACCCCGCCCAGCGATCAAACGGCAGATCCCAGCAAAATGTATTTTGCGTACGGAATGAACATGTGGCTTTCGACGGAAAAATCTCTCAAACCCGATCATATCGACAAAGTTGGGCCCCGCACGACCCTGGTTTTCATGTCAGAAGGGAACGGGGTGCATTGTTCGGTGCTTCCCTCTCCTCTCACCCTCATCGCAGGAAACTACCTCAATTTCAGCACCGTTGCACGACACAGCGACATGGTGAATTTGGCATTTTTAGATGGCAGGATACAAGCATATTCCAGCGATTACGTGGGCTGTGGCGTGGGAATTCCCGATCGACCCGACATTCGCTGGATGGTGCCCGATAGCCCTTGGACTGGACCCTAA